From Corvus hawaiiensis isolate bCorHaw1 chromosome 13, bCorHaw1.pri.cur, whole genome shotgun sequence, one genomic window encodes:
- the PARP16 gene encoding protein mono-ADP-ribosyltransferase PARP16, which translates to MSAPGPDPGEAAPGAREAARRDPLAADLRCSLFAAALQSYKRDSALRPFPGRYASGDTKDFEGLLADTNALPSLKELLESVPNTDKRTWDLFSWILSSKVFMIQSTKKQDYEKIQELTGMSGAAVPAPDYLFEIVYCDQMNTKFAETKGEQDLIYAFHGSRLENFHSILHHGLHCHLNRTSLFGEGTYLTSDLSLALLYSPHGLGWQRSALGSILSCVAVCEIIDHPDVKCQVKKKDSEEIDRKRARVKNSEGGDVPQKYFVVTNNQLLRVKYLLVYSQKQHRRPSNESSWFYTHRFAVMMMLYLLLLIVIGASNSPTFIYYWHRMFDSER; encoded by the exons ATGTCAGCACCCGGCCCCGACCCCGGCGAGGCGGCCCCGGGCGCCAGGGAggcggcgcggcgggacccgctGGCCGCCGACCTGCGGTGCAGCCTGTTTGCCGCCGCGCTGCAGAGCTACAAGCGCGACTCGGCGCTGAGGCCCTTCCCGGGCCGCTACGCCAGCGGCGACACCAAGGACTTCGAGGGGCTG CTTGCAGATACCAATGCTCTACCAAGCCTGAAGGAGCTTCTGGAGTCTGTTCCAAATACAGATAAAAGGACGTGGGACCTGTTTAGTTGGATTCTGTCATCTAAAGTCTTCATGATACAAAGTACTAAGAAACAGGAC TATGAGAAGATCCAGGAACTCACAGGGATGTCTGGGGCTGCAGTTCCTGCTCCAGACTACCTCTTTGAGATCGTGTACTGTGATCAAATGAACACCAAGTTTGCTGAGACCAAGGGAGAGCAGGACCTTATCTACGCCTTTCATGGGAGCCGCCTGGAGAACTTCCATTCCATCCTGCACCACGGCCTACACTGCCACTTGAACAGG aCATCCCTGTTTGGTGAAGGCACCTATCTGACCAGTGACctgagcctggctctgctgtaCAGCCCTCATGGTCTCGGCTGGCAGCGAAGCGCACTGGGCTCTATCCTCAGCTGTGTGGCTGTTTGTGAGATCATTGACCACCCAGATGTAAAGTGTCAGGTGAAGAAGAAAG ATTCAGAAGAAATAGACAGAAAAAGAGCAAGAGTGAAAAacagtgaaggaggagatgTACCACAGAAATACTTCGTTGTCACAAACAACCAGCTCTTACGAGTTAAATACTTGCTAGTGTATTCACAGAAGCAGCATAGGAG gCCTTCTAATGAATCTTCCTGGTTTTACACCCACCGTTTTGCCGTAATGATGATGTTGTACCTGCTGTTGCTGATAGTGATAGGGGCCAGCAACTCGCCAACCTTCATCTACTACTGGCACAGAATGTTTGACTCGGAGAGATGA